The DNA window TCAAGGATGCTGAGCATGCCATGGACGATCTGGACGGCCTGAGCGACGGCGAGGTCGGCCGTGAACTTGCCCGGGCGCAGCGCGCCAAAATGCGGCTGATCTGCGAAAAGCTGGAACTCGGCCCCGGCGACCGGCTGCTGGATATCGGGTGCGGTTGGGGTGGTCTGGCCCGTTTTGCTGCCGAGGAATACGGCTGCCGCGTGGTGGGCATCAACATATCCAAAGAGCAACTGGCCTTTGCCCGCGAGTTCTGCCATGGCCTGCCCGTGGAGATTCGCGAGCTTGACTATCGGCTGCTGCAGGACCGCTTCGACAAAATCGTTTCCGTGGGCATGTTCGAGCACGTGGGCACACGGAATTACGGCGAGTTCATGAAGGCCGCGGCCCGCAGCCTCAAGCCGGACGGGCTGTTCCTGCTCCACACCATCGGCAGCAACGAGACCAGCCCCACAGTGGACCCGTGGATAGGCAAATACATCTTTCCCAACGGCGTGCTGCCCAGCATGGCTCATATATCGCGCGCTGCAGAACCGTGGTTCGTGGTGGAAGACCTGCACAACTTCGGGCCGTATTACGACCGAACGCTCATGAGCTGGCTGCGCAACTTCCGGCGTTCATGGCCCTCCCTGCGTGCCCAATACGGCGAGCGGTTCCGCCGCATGTGGGAGTATTACCTGCAATCCTGCGCCGGGAGCTTCCGCGCGCGCGATATCCAGCTCTGGCAGTTCGTGTTCACGAAGGTGGGCCGTCCGCAGCCGAGGTGTCGGCTGGCCTGATTCGGGCCGGGGACACCGACCCTGCGCATGTCCATGAATGGTCATGGTCAAAAAACGCCCACAGGGCGGTCCTGTCAGCAAGGTAAACAAAACGGCCTCCCCGCCGAACGGCAGGGAGGCCTTGTTTGTGCGTATCGTGTGTCTATTGGCCAAGCAGCAACAGGTTCGCGGCCGGGATGACGTTTGCGGTGGCCTCACGTTCGTCCGGGTCCAGCTTGACCACGGTGACGGCGTACATGTCCATGCCGCTGTAGGTGCCGCCCCACGGCATGGTGTGGGTGGTGTGGTCCCATGTGTCGTGGATGTAGATGTCCTCGGTGTCCGCGTTGTAGCCAAGGCCGAGCATGGTGTGCCCCTGCACCTGCACCAGCAGCGGGAATCCAGAATCGATCACGGCCTTGAAGTCGTCGAAGGTAAAGCCCTGCGTGTTGCCGTTGTATCCGTAGATGTATTGGTTGTATGCTTCGGTGACGGTGTAGCCGCGTGATTCAAAGAACAGCTTGAGCCCGTACATGCCGGATTTGCCGGTCACCCCGTTGCTGACGGCCGCTGCCGCCGTGAACACGGCACCGTTCGTGTAGTTGTAGAACGTGGTCGAGCCGTCTGTGTTCTGGCTGGGGGCTGCATAGCGGTTGGTGCGCATGTAGTCGCCCGTGCTGCCGCCCAAGGTGTGCTCTGTCCAGCCTCCGCCCTCGGTAAAGGGGTCGATGGAGCTGTTGTACTGGTACCAGTAGTCGTCCACGCCACCCCGAGTGGTGCGTCCGTCCAGCCCCTGCTGGGTGGCGCTCAGCGGGCAGCGGTTGCGGGTGTCGCCGCCCGGGTCGGTCCATGTGGACCAGTGATCGTCGTTGTTCAGGACCATGACCCCGTTGTTGGTGGGGCCGGTATAGAGGTTCGGGTATCCGGTGCGGTCGAGGTGTCCCGCCATCATGGCCGCGGACGTGGCCGAACAGCCGAAGCACCACGTAAAGGCGGGCACTTCGTTGAGCACGGTGATGGCGGCGTTTTCCGTTGCCGCGGCCATGTTGGCCTCCATGCGCACAAAGCCTTCCGGTGGGGTGGGCGGTCCGTTGATGACGGCCTCTTCGATGATTGCGCCGTTGGACGCGGTGGTGGTTTGGGTTGCGAAATACGCGTTGTGTTGCACCATTTCGGCTTGCGCGCCGTTCGGTGCGGCCAGAATCAGGCAGAGCAGCAGTGCGCATGCCATTTGGCCGAGCCATACCCTATGCGGCCGGAAACGGCCGATATCCCTTGTCGAGCCCATTGTGAAATCCCTCCTCCAAATGATAATCGTCAAGTGGTATAGGGAGGGGTGGGACCTGTCTACCCCCTTATTTTACAATCCTATAATGGTCGGAAAAAGAGAGCTTTTATGATGCAGTTTCCGGTTCCGCCGGGCGTTTTGTCCTGGGGGATCGGGTACAAGTCGTCCGATTGTTTTCCGGCGATTGCCGAGCCTGCCCGGTATGATGTATGTGTTCCGGCACACCTCAACCCCGATTACACACGGAGAAGGCGCGCCATGCAGATAGTGACCACGCATACCGGAACCGATTTCGATGCCCTGGCCTCCATGGTGGCCTGTACTTTTCTGTACCCGGGCGCCGTGGGCGTGCTCCCCAAGATGGTCAACCCCGAGGTCAAGCAGTTTCTGGCCATCCATGCCCACATGCTGCGCGTCGAACCGAGGAAGGATTTCGACCTCGATCCCGTGACATCGCTCATCGTGGTGGACGCCAACAACTGGAAACGGCTGGACTCCATGGATTCCCTTGTCGGGCGGGACGGTCTGGAGGTGATCTGCTGGGATCATCACATGGAGGGCGTGAACATCGAGAGTGGCGAGACGCACCGGGAAGAGGTGGGTGCGGCCGTGACCCTGCTGCTGGAGGAGATGCAAAAGCGCGACACCCCGTTTTCCCCCATCCACGCCACCCTGTTCCTGCTGGGCATCTATTCGGACACGGGCGGTCTGCGCTATCCGTCCGTGACCGCACGCGATGCGGCCATGGTCAGCTTCCTGATCGAGAACGGGGCAGACCTGAACGTGGTTTCCGCATATCTTGATGACGCGGTGGACGACGCCCATGCAGAGGTTTTTTCCAGAATGCTGGAGGAGTCCGAGGTCGTGAAGGTGGGCGCGGCCCGTGTGGGCATCAGCGCCATGCAGATCGAAACCGGGCTGACATCATTGGCCCGGCTGGTTTCCAAGTTTCGGGAATTCAAGGGCATAGACGCGGCGTTTGGCATATTTCAGGCGGATTCGCAAAAGAGCATGATCATTGGCCGGAGCAAGCCCGGGCTGGTGGACATCGGTCAGATCATGCGCGCGCTGGGCGGGGGCGGGCATCCCGGCGCGGGCTCGGCCATCATCCGCGGAGCCGGGCCGGACGAGGCCGCCGCACAGGTGCGCACGCTGTTGGATCAGGGCGGCCATGAGGCCGTTCCCGTGGGCAAGGTCATGTCCGAGCCGAAACGATACGTTGTGGACGCGGCAGTGACCATGGCCGATGCCGCCCGGATTCTGGAAAAGGACAAGCTTTCCGGCCTGCTGGTGCTGGATGGCGGCGCATTGCTCGGCGGGCTGTGCGCACAGGATTTCGCCAAGGCCGAAAAAGGCGGCAGATCAGGCGTGCCGGTCAAGGGCTATGCCCGGCGGCAGATTCCGCGCATCACCCCGGATACCAGTTGCCGCGAGGCCGTGGAACAAATGTCCGGCGCGCGCGAGGGCATACTCCCGGTGCTGGACGGCGACGAGTTGGTGGGCGTTGTCTCGCAGGTGGATCTGCTGCTGCAGGTCTATGAGTTCTGATTTTCTGCATTCGTCAGTGTTTGACTTCATGTGCCCCTCCATATAGCAATATCGACGTCGGTCCCCGTATCGGGGTTGAAAGGGAAGCCGGTGCGAAACCGGCGCTGCCCCCGCAACTGTAAGCGAAGAGACGGTTTTTCCCCTCTTTGGCCACCGGAAAACCGGGAAGGCCCGGAAACCGCCCGAGACTCGCGAGCCAGGAAACCTGCCGACACAGCCTCTTCCTCCTGAAAAGCGGGACGGCTTTTCCGGGGAAACGCGCCGTGCGCGGTCGGATAACCGTGCGCGGCTGGACTTGGAATACCTTTTTTCATGTTTTGTCGCCCCGGCCTGCCTTGCCGGGGTCTTACCCCATGGGAGACGCCATGCATCACCACTGCAGCATTGAACCGGGCCACGCCGAGAACAGCCACGACGGTCATGAACATGCTCACGGCGAAGAGTGCGGCCACTGTCACCACGGTCACCACGGCCACGAACATCATCACCATCATCACCACCAAGGCGTGCCCGGACCGCGCACGGGAGCGCGGGGAATCCTGCTGACGGCATTCGGCTGCGCGCACGAACAGGCCCACGAGTACTACGGCCTGTTTGAAAGAGAGGTGCGCGAGAAGTACCCGGACATGGACGTGCGCTGGGCGTTCACGGCCAACCGCATTCGGGGCAAGATCCGCAGCCGCGGCATGGATGCCCTTTCCGTGGGCGAGGCTCTTTCACGCATGGTGGATGACGGCGTCAGCCATGTGGCGGTGCAGTCCCTGCACACCCTTCCGGGGGTGGAATACGACTGGACCGTGCAGCAGGCCGAGGCCATGCTGCATCCGCGCAAGGGACTGGCCGACGTGACGGTTGGCGCGCCCCTGCTGCGCTCCGTGGATGACATGAAGCGCGCCGCCGAGGTCGTGGCCGTGGAACTCATGCCCATGGAAAACGACAATGACGGCGTGATTCTCGTTGGGCACGGAACCTACCATGAAGGCCACGCGCTCTATCTTGCGCTGGAGGGACTGCTGCTGCGTTCCCATTCCAACGTGGCCATGGGCACGCTCATGAGCAGCCGCGCCCCGGCCGAGCTGGGCCAGCGTTTTTGGGACAAGGGCGTGAAACGCATTTTTCTGGTGCCCTTCATGTGCGTTCCCGGCCATCATGTGCATGTGGACCTGTTCGGCGACAACGAACACTCCTGGCTTCATGGGCTCAGCTCAATGGGGCTGGATGTGGTGCCCGTGCACACCGGCTCTCTGGCGCATGCCGGGTTTCGGGGCATATGGCACGACCATCTGGCCGAGGCCGTGGCTGGCCTTTCGGAATAGGATCTGCCTGTTTGGACGCGTGGGGTGCACCGTTGCAATTTGCCTCCTTCTTTTGTAGCCTCGCTTCTGGTCGGCAGTTCACCGAGGCGTCGCCGCCCCTTTGGGGGAGCTAAACCTGCCATACCCTTTCCCGTTCGACACTTATCCCCGTGCCGAGCCGGAAGTCGGCGACCACCGGCAGACGTTTTTGATCCAAGGCACGAAAGTGAGGATAAGTCATGTCCAGAACGCCCGTGTCGCTGCATGTCGGCGATGTTTCCGCCCTTGCCCGCACCATGCGCAGACAGTTCGATAACCTTGAGCGTGCCCCCAGTCATCTGGAATTGCTGAACCTGCTGGCCAAGGCCGGAGGTTACCGCAATTTTCAGCATCTGAAGGCCGTGCAGCAGGCTTCGCAACCGGATTCGGGCACGAGCGGTGAAGCTCGGCCCGTAGCCGAACTCAACCTCAAGCGCGTGAAAAAGGCTGTGGGGTATTTCGACCTGAACGGCCGCCTGAGCAGTTGGCCCAAGAAGCACAGCCTGCGCATGCTGTGCCTGTGGGTGTTGTGGTCCCGTTTGCCGGCAAGGGCCGTGCTCTCGGAACTGGAACTGGATGAGCGGCTGTCGCTCGATCATGCCTTTTGCGACCACGCCCTGCTGCGGCGGCTGATGGTGGATTACGGCATGGTGGAACGCACGCCCGACGGCAGCGAATACCGCCGCATCGAGGTTCAGCCTCCTCTGGAGGCGCTGGAGGTGTTCCGCCGCCTGCATTAGCCGGTCAACGCGGTTTCGGTCGACCGGAGCCGCACTGGGTTTGAACCATAGGGATCCGCTGTGCGGGTCCCTTTTTTGTGGGGCGAACGCATTGCACTGCCGCGGATTTGGCAGTAATTGTGCCTCTGAAAGATCGCATGGCAATGCTTCCGGGGACGCAACGAACCGGTCCGGACCGGCCGCCACGCGACGCGCCACCAAAATCAACCCGGCCTTGCGCCGGAAACAGAGGATATGTCGAGATGGATATCACGACCGCGAAATTGGTCTGTTTTTCTCCCACCGGAACCACAAGGGCCGTGCTGGAAGGATTTGCGCGGGGTTTTGCCCCGGAAACCACCGAACTGGTGGACATCACCCGGCCGGACGTGCGCGCCCGCCCGTTGCGTCTTGCCGACGGCGAGATGCTGGTGATCGGCGTTCCCGTGTATATGGGCCGTGTGCCGGCGCTGCTGGGCGACTGGCTGGCCGCGCTGGAGGGCAACGGCGCCCCCGCCGTCTGCGTTGCGGTGTACGGCAACCGTGAATATGAGGACGCATTGCTGGAGCTCAAGGATATTGTTTCGGACCGGGGCTGCGTGCCCGTGGCCGGGGCTGCGTATATCGGCGAGCATTCCTTTTCCAACGAAGAGACCGCTTCGCTGGGCAGGCCGGACACGAGCGACATGGCCCATGCCGAGGCCTTTGGCGCCAAAGTGCGCGAGAAACTGCAGGGCATTGCGTCCCTGGACGAAGTCGGCGAACTGAAGGTGCCGGGTGTGCATCCCTACGGCGGGCGCACCGAACTGTGGGACGTGGATTTCATTGCCGTGGACAGGGAACTCTGTACGCAGTGCGGTCTGTGCGCGGAAGTATGCCCGGTGGAAGCCATTGACGCGCAGGACGGCACCATCATCGACGAGAAGAAGTGCATCACCTGTTGCGCCTGCATCAAGAGTTGCCCGGAAGGGGCCAGAAGCATCAAGCCCGGCCCGGTGAAAGACGCGCAGGGCAGGATCAATTCCCTGTTTACGGTACGCAAGGAACCGGAGCTTTTCCTGTAGAATCATTCCCGGCGGGGCGCGTCTTTGCGGCGCGTTTCGCCGGGGTGCATTATCGTTCGCTTATCGATGGCCTGCCGAGTGGCCGCCGAGCGAGGCGTTGCGCAGTAACGGAATTGCGGTCGTTCCACGGGCCTGTTCTTGGCCGCATGTTGTTTCCTGTTCGCAGTGGCCGCATTTTTTTTTCATTTCTAATGTGTTTTTTCTTGTTTTTGAAATTCTCTTTGTGCTACAAGTGAGATTCATTCTCAAAAAGAACCCGTTCCCGGCCTTGCCGGGTGTTTCGCATCAAGCATAAAGGAGAATCGTATGGAAAGTTCGTTCCCGCTTATCGGCGACAAGATGCCCTCCATCACCGTAACCACCACCAAGGGACAGATGACCCTGCCCGAGGATTTGAGCGGAAAGTGGTTCGTGCTTTTTTCGCATCCGGCGGACTACACCCCGGTGTGCACCACGGAGTTCGTGGCCTTCCAGAAACGGTACGACGAGTTCCGGGCCCTGAATTGCGAGCTGGTGGGCATGTCCATCGACCAGGTCTTCTCGCACATCAAATGGATGGAGTGGATCAAGGAAAAACTGGACGTGGAGATCGAATTTCCGGTCATTGCGGACGACATGGGCACCGTGGCCAAGACGCTGGGCATGATCCATCCGGGCAAGGGCACCAATACCGTGCGCGCCGTATTCATCGTGGACGACAAGGGCTACGTGCGCATCATCTTCTACTATCCGCAGGAACTGGGCCGCAACATGGACGAAATCCTGCGCGCGGTGAAGGGTATGCAGACCTCGGACAAGCACGGCGTGGCCATTCCGGCCGGCTGGCCCGAAAACGAACTGATCAAGGAGCGCGTGATCGTGCCGCCCGCACAGGACGTGGACGCCGCCAAGAAGCGGCTTGACGAGTTCGAGGGCTTTGACTGGTGGTTCTGCCATAAAAAGATTTAGTCGACTGATCGTTTTTTACAAAAAGACAGGCCCGGCTCCGCAAGGAGTCGGGCCTTTTCTTGAAGGTGGCATGTGATATTTGAGGAGATTGCAACATGCGGCATGCCTGCACGGAATAGTGTTGAGAAATCCTTTTGTTCCATCGGCTTTTTGGAGTCCCGGCCTTCACGGCGTTTGCAGCGTTTATGTCTTTTGGGAATGGAAACTGGTGGGTTGTATGTAGTTGCCTTGTCCGGTATCAGAAGAAAGATTACCGAACATTTTCATTCAGCTGTTAAGTGATTTTTCAATAATGCCGAAAAGACGGCAACGGAATTGATTGGTGGGCCTTCCGCCGCAAGACCCTTTTTGGGGGGGGCAGGTGAAGCGTTTATGCTTTTATTCATTATTTGGTAGCCCGAGCTGTTTTTTCCGAGGGAATATGGGGAGAGGTACTCGTGAAGATCGTATCCATAACGCCTGATATAGATAGCGGAGGTTCGGCAAAGAGTCTGTTTATGTTGTCTCGGGCTATCCGTGCCGCCGGACATGAATTGCATATTGCAAGTATTGTCCGTCCCTCACGTACCAAACGTAAGGTGGAGGAATTACGTGCTGCAGGTGTACACGTTTCGTTCTTTGATATCCCTTATCTTCCTTTGGAGTTGGTGGCTTGTCCCATCCCGTTTTGGACCAATGCAGGACGTACAATAAAGCGTTTGGGCGAGTACCGGAGACTGGCCAGTTATGTTCACACCATCCGGCCGGACGTGGTTCATTACAACAGCTATACGACATTGTTGTGCTCTCTTTTTCTGGGCAGGTATGCGGGAGTGTTGCATGCACGGGAGGTGTTGATCGAACCATCGAGGCTTATGGGCGGTCTCAAGGCTTTGATTGGAGCGCGCATTCGTGAAGCAATCGGAATAACTCCGCCAGTGAGCAGGCAGGTTCTACGGCTTTTTGATTTGGCTGTGAACACCGTGTACAACTGGCCTCTGGAGCCGCCGCGCTGTGTTCCCATGCCCGAGCGTGATTATTTGGTTTACGGAGTGTTCGCACACGTGACACCTTTCAAGGGGCATTTGCAATGTGTCAAGGCTTTTGCCTCGGTAGCGGATGAACTGCGCAAAGCAAAGGTTCGACTTCGACTTTTTGGCGGCAAGGTCCCGATCCATGAAGCATATTACCAGTCCGTCCTGGCTGAAATCCGGGATTGCGGGGTGGAGGACATCATTTCTTTTCCGGGATTTTCCGATAATCCAGAAAGGGAAATGAGCAGGGTTAATCTGGTTGTATGTTTTGATGTCACCGGCAAGGCTTGGCATCGGGATGTCATTGAAGCGATGAGTCTGGGACGGCCCGTCCTTGCTGCGGGGGATGAAGAGTGTTTTGTCATAAACGGGCGGACCGGTATGCTGACCCCCAAAGGTGACATAGAGGCTTTTGCTCACGGCATGGTGACGCTTGCCGACAAGACGACTCTTGAACGCTTGGGGCAGGGAGCATACGAGTTTGCCGTTGAGAATTTTGATTCGGAAATCAATGGTACCCGGATCGTGGAATGTCTGGAGCGAGTGGCGGGATTAAAAGCATAGTCTTTTTATGTGGTCTGTCTTGGCCGACCGTAGGATACTTTGGAGTGTGAGCGAGTTGCGAGTTGCAGTTTTTGCTGATGGTGAAGTCGGAAACAGGATATTGTCTTATTTTTGCGAGGAATATCCTGACGATTTGAAGGCTGTCTGTGCGTTTATGCCTGAAATGGATGCACCATTTTTGTCCTCGGGCTGCACCTTGATGAACGGCGAGGCACCCGAGGAAGCGATAGCCGCTCAGTTGCGGGCTTGTGAGCTTGATCTTGTTATTCTTGCCTGGTGGCCTAAAATTGTTGGGAAAAAGATAATCAAATCCGCGCGGTTGGGGTGTCTTAATTGTCATCCGAGCTATCTCCCTTACAACAGGGGGAAACATTATAACTTTTGGACTATCGTTGAAGAAACGAGATTCGGCGTGACGCTTCATTTTGTTGATGAAGGGATTGATACCGGAGATATCGTTTTTCAAAAAGAGATTCACAAGACTTGGCTGGATACAGGGAAGTCTCTGTATTGCAAGGCACAGAGCGCCATGGTGGATCTTTTTCAAGAGAGTTATCCGAGAATAAGGCAAGAAGAGTTCGTGCGATGTAAACAGGATGATTTCGAGGCGACAATGCACTATTCCAAAGAACTGGAAAACGCTTCGGAGTTGCGAAGACAGCAGGTGTATTCGTGGCGGCAGTTGTTGAACCTGATTCGTGCCCGAACGTTTCGCCCACACCCGGCGTGTTATTTTTTCCAGAATGGCAAAAAAGTGTTCATCCGCAGCAACGTGACGTTGTTGGCTGACAAGGGGAAGCAATATACCCAAGTCTCTCTTGATGAGAAGCGGAAATATCATGATGTCTTGCAGTGTGACGACATAACTGCGGGCAGTTATTTTGTTTTTGATGACGAGGATAGATACTTTGTGGAATTCACATACGAGGCTGAAGAGGAGAACCCGTAAATGGACGATTCCGTAAAATTCGAAAAAGAATGCGCGAGAGAAATAGAATCGATGGCGGAGTCCTTAGACCTTCATGAAGTGAGCCGTCAATGGTTTGACCGTGCCAATCATGCAAAATATTCGTATCATTTCAGATGGCTTGGTTTGCCTATCATTCAATACCCTCAAGACATCGTAGCGATGCAGGAAATCGTCTGGAAGACCCGGCCGGATTTGATAATTGAAACCGGTGTTGCTCGTGGTGGGTCGGTGGTTTTTTATGCGTCCATGCTCAAAATGATGGATATCAAAGGCAAGGTCGTTGGTATTGATGTTGATATTCGTGAACACAACAGAAAGGCCATTGGAGAGCATTTTCTTTCTGATTACATACAGTTGATACAGGGGTCATCCGTTGATGAATTGGTTGTTTCCCAGGTGAAAGAGATTGCCAGGGGCAAGCAAAGAGTACTCGTGGTTCTGGATTCAAACCATACGCATGACCATGTGCTTGCGGAATTGTCCGCGTACAGTCCTTTAGTGACAAAAGGCAGCTATTGCGTTGTGTTTGACACAGTCATCGAAGACATGGCCGATGCTTCATTTGATGATCGTCCTTGGAGCAGGGGGAACAACCCCAAAACCGCAGTGCATGAATTTCTTGAAGGTAGCGACCGTTTTGCAATCGATGAATTCATCCACAACAAACTTCAGATTACCGTGGCCCCGGATGGCTACCTGAAGTGCATCAAGGATTAGCATATGACGCTCATACCCGTGGCCGGACCGTCCATTACCCAACTGGAAATTGACTATGTGGCCGATGCCGCAGCACATTCATGGGGTGACAATGCCAACACCTACTATGAAAGATTTCATGCTGCGTTTTCCGAGTATGTCGGGGTACGCCATGCGGTAAGCCTGCCGTCTTGCACGTCTGGGTTGCACCTCTCGCTTGCCGCCCTCGGGATAGGACCGGGCGATGAGGTTATTGTTCCGGACGTTACCTGGATCGCTTCGGTTGCTCCTGTCAGGTATGTGGGGGCTACTCCTGTTTTTTGCGATATTGACCCTGATACGTGGTGTCTTTCCGTCGACAGTTTCAGGGAGTGCATTACGGAAAGGACCAAGGCCGTTGTGCCCGTTGAGATATATGGGAGCATGCCGAACTGGGACGCGTTGCTCCGGGTTGCCCGTGAACACGGCATTTCAGTAGTTGAGGACGCCGCCGAAGCCTTTGGGTCCCAATATGGAGGCAAAATGGCCGGTTCGTTTGGTGAAACCGGTTGTTTCAGCTTTCATGGTTCAAAGACCGTGACCACCGGAGAGGGTGGAATGCTGGTTACCGATGATTCGGACCTGTTCGATCGCATCCTCTTTTTGCGAGATCACGGACGAGTGCCCGGGGATGTGTCCTTTGTGAATGCCGAGGTTGCCTTCAAATACAAAATGAGCGCTATGCAAGCGGCAATGGGCCTTGCTCAGGTTGAAAGGGCTCAAGAGCTTGTGAAGAAAAAGCGTACTGTCTTTGGATGGTACCGCGATCGGCTGGAAGGGGTCGACGGCATTTTTCTCAACACCGAGCCCGAAGGCGTGCTCAATAGCTATTGGATGTCCACAGTGATCCTTGATCCCGGCTTCGGGTTGGACAAATTTGATGTGATCAGAGAATTGAAGGCGCGGGGAATTGCAACTCGTCCGTTTTTTTCTCCTCTGAGTTCGCTCCCGGCGTTTGCTGCCTCGGAACAGGCCAAAAGAGCGTCTGGACGCAATATAATAGGGTATCGCATCAGCAGGTATGGAATCAATCTTCCCTCTGGATTGCAGCTGCAGGAGACTGATGTACGCAGGGTTTGCAATGCGCTGAAAGAAATATTGGGGGGTACGCCGTGGAAGTAGTCATTTTGTGCGGCGGATTGGGAACCCGTCTTCGCGAGGAAACCGAGTTTCGCCCGAAGCCGATGGTCAATATCGGACATAGGCCGATTCTATGGCACATCATGAAAATATACGCCCGATACGGTCATGTCGATTTTGTTTTACCCCTCGGATATAAGGGAGAAATGATTCGTGATTATTTTGTCAATTATCGCTGGATGAATAACGATGTGACCATTGACCTTGGTAACCCGGAAAAAATATGCACGCACAACTGTCACGAAGAGTCTGACTGGAAGATCACGTTGTCGGATACCGGGCAGGCGACATTGAAGGGGGGGCGCATCAAGCGTATTGAAAAATACATTACCAACGATACGTTCATGATGACGTATGGTGACGGAGTTGCGAATGTCGACCTGGACGCGCTGCTTGATTTTCACTACGCTCACGGCAAGATCGCCACCCTCTGCGGAGTGAGCCCGGCCCAGCAGTTCGGCGAGTTGAAGGTCAAAGGTTCGCAGGTCCTGTCGTTCAGTGAGAAACCCCAAAAGCTGAACACCAATTTGATCAATGCCGGGTATTTTGTGCTCAACAAAAGGGTGTTTGATTACTTGCTCCCTGATGAAGACTGCGATTTCGAGTATGGACCGCTGGAGCAGATCGCCCGGGACAACGAGTTGATGGTTTACCGCCATGATGGTTTCTGGGCATGCATGGACACGCTCCGCGACACGGAAAAGTTGAACAATATATGGAAGCAGGGCACTGCCCCATGGAAGATATGGTAGCCCATGTTTGATTCTTTTTTTGATAAGCGCCGCGTCTTCATAACCGGGCATACCGGTTTCAAGGGGGCATGGCTCGTGCTCTGGCTCAAGAGCATGGGTGCCCATGTCGGGGCGTATTCACTTGAGCCTCCCGGGCATCCCTCCCTTTGGGAGTTGGCCTGCGTCGAGAAGGATGTGACACGTCTTGGGGGCGATGTCCGCGATGAACAAAAACTGACTTGCGCAGTCAGGAAATTTGCGCCGGAAATCGTAATCCACATGGCAGCCCAGTCTTTAGTCCGCCCTTCGTATGCCGATCCTTTGACGACTTTTTCCACCAACGTGATGGGGACCGCGAACGTTCTGGAAGCGGTTCGCCATACAACGGGTGTTCAGGCCGTTATTAACGTAACAAGTGACAAATGTTACAAAAATTCTGGAAAGAGAGTTGCTTTTTGTGAAACGGCCCCCATGGGTGGGAGAGATCCGTATTCGGCCAGCAAGGGGTGTGCCGAGATTGTGGCCGAGTCATACCGCCAGAGCTAT is part of the Pseudodesulfovibrio senegalensis genome and encodes:
- a CDS encoding formyltransferase family protein, encoding MSELRVAVFADGEVGNRILSYFCEEYPDDLKAVCAFMPEMDAPFLSSGCTLMNGEAPEEAIAAQLRACELDLVILAWWPKIVGKKIIKSARLGCLNCHPSYLPYNRGKHYNFWTIVEETRFGVTLHFVDEGIDTGDIVFQKEIHKTWLDTGKSLYCKAQSAMVDLFQESYPRIRQEEFVRCKQDDFEATMHYSKELENASELRRQQVYSWRQLLNLIRARTFRPHPACYFFQNGKKVFIRSNVTLLADKGKQYTQVSLDEKRKYHDVLQCDDITAGSYFVFDDEDRYFVEFTYEAEEENP
- a CDS encoding cephalosporin hydroxylase family protein; amino-acid sequence: MDDSVKFEKECAREIESMAESLDLHEVSRQWFDRANHAKYSYHFRWLGLPIIQYPQDIVAMQEIVWKTRPDLIIETGVARGGSVVFYASMLKMMDIKGKVVGIDVDIREHNRKAIGEHFLSDYIQLIQGSSVDELVVSQVKEIARGKQRVLVVLDSNHTHDHVLAELSAYSPLVTKGSYCVVFDTVIEDMADASFDDRPWSRGNNPKTAVHEFLEGSDRFAIDEFIHNKLQITVAPDGYLKCIKD
- a CDS encoding DegT/DnrJ/EryC1/StrS family aminotransferase, with protein sequence MTLIPVAGPSITQLEIDYVADAAAHSWGDNANTYYERFHAAFSEYVGVRHAVSLPSCTSGLHLSLAALGIGPGDEVIVPDVTWIASVAPVRYVGATPVFCDIDPDTWCLSVDSFRECITERTKAVVPVEIYGSMPNWDALLRVAREHGISVVEDAAEAFGSQYGGKMAGSFGETGCFSFHGSKTVTTGEGGMLVTDDSDLFDRILFLRDHGRVPGDVSFVNAEVAFKYKMSAMQAAMGLAQVERAQELVKKKRTVFGWYRDRLEGVDGIFLNTEPEGVLNSYWMSTVILDPGFGLDKFDVIRELKARGIATRPFFSPLSSLPAFAASEQAKRASGRNIIGYRISRYGINLPSGLQLQETDVRRVCNALKEILGGTPWK
- the rfbF gene encoding glucose-1-phosphate cytidylyltransferase translates to MEVVILCGGLGTRLREETEFRPKPMVNIGHRPILWHIMKIYARYGHVDFVLPLGYKGEMIRDYFVNYRWMNNDVTIDLGNPEKICTHNCHEESDWKITLSDTGQATLKGGRIKRIEKYITNDTFMMTYGDGVANVDLDALLDFHYAHGKIATLCGVSPAQQFGELKVKGSQVLSFSEKPQKLNTNLINAGYFVLNKRVFDYLLPDEDCDFEYGPLEQIARDNELMVYRHDGFWACMDTLRDTEKLNNIWKQGTAPWKIW